Proteins encoded in a region of the Paraburkholderia flava genome:
- a CDS encoding gluconate 2-dehydrogenase subunit 3 family protein has translation MTGIVNKPLPRYPDYDVLRKHDSPSWDDATHAVLDERLAIDDRPAFCDPAQWRTLHALCECIVPQPAGEPHAPVAALVDRKIASGHGDGYRHESLPRLDEAWRIGLAALDDESRSRHGSPFADLDDVLRGALLHAMQQGALTSAAWQRMPCALFFTQRVLHDICAAYYSHPYAWNAMGFGGPANPRGYVRMGFDRRDPWEAAQGDEHGDATARRENRRAR, from the coding sequence ATGACCGGAATCGTGAATAAACCGCTGCCGCGCTATCCGGACTATGACGTGCTGCGCAAACACGACTCGCCTTCATGGGACGACGCGACGCACGCGGTCCTCGACGAACGCCTCGCGATCGACGACCGTCCCGCGTTCTGCGATCCCGCGCAATGGCGCACACTGCACGCGCTGTGCGAATGCATCGTGCCGCAACCGGCGGGCGAGCCGCATGCGCCGGTCGCCGCGCTGGTCGATCGCAAGATCGCGAGCGGGCATGGCGACGGTTATCGTCATGAGTCGCTGCCGCGTCTCGACGAAGCGTGGCGTATCGGCCTCGCCGCACTCGACGACGAAAGCCGTAGCCGTCACGGCTCACCATTCGCGGATCTCGACGACGTGCTGCGCGGCGCGCTGCTGCACGCGATGCAGCAAGGCGCGCTCACGTCCGCCGCGTGGCAGCGGATGCCATGCGCGCTGTTCTTCACGCAGCGCGTGCTGCACGACATCTGTGCCGCGTATTACTCGCATCCGTATGCGTGGAACGCGATGGGCTTCGGCGGACCGGCAAATCCGCGCGGTTATGTGCGGATGGGTTTCGACCGGCGCGATCCGTGGGAAGCGGCGCAAGGCGACGAACACGGCGACGCAACCGCGCGCAGGGAGAACCGGCGTGCTCGATGA
- a CDS encoding GMC family oxidoreductase: MLDDALHHPRGKNGRAPDVFVENGWVPMREYPQDEAVDFAIVGTGAGGGTLACRLAEKGFSVVAFDAGAWWRPLEEFASDETHQSKLFWTDERICDGDNPLKLGTNNSGKAVGGSTVHFAMVSLRFRPEWFKSRSVLGYGADWPLDWREMWRYYAYVEDALKISGPVNYPWGPKRPRYPYRAHELNAAALVLARGAEALGIDWSPTPLATLSAPRGLAHPCAYRGFCVSGCATNAKQSVLVAWLPRALRAGAEIRDLAMVGRVAVDDAGRATGVEYLREGRWQFQRARNVVVAGYAIETPRLLLMSATDRYRDGLANSSGLVGKNLMVQANQAVWGTMDEEVRWYKGPPSLSITEHWNYNDTGKDFFGGYCYMSQGPLPNAWADTQNSRGLWGRALVDEMRRYNHQAGLKIVGEMMPQERNRVTLADEKDAAGLPVARVSYSLCDNDRRLIAHSLGFMGRALDAAGAHDIWEQPDDTCHLNGTARMGDDPATSVVDADCRSWDIRNLWICDGSVFPTVGGVNPSLTIQAIACRTADRIEALAARGEL, translated from the coding sequence GTGCTCGATGATGCGCTTCACCATCCGCGCGGCAAGAATGGTCGCGCACCCGACGTGTTCGTCGAAAACGGCTGGGTGCCGATGCGCGAGTATCCGCAGGACGAAGCGGTCGACTTCGCGATCGTCGGCACCGGCGCGGGCGGCGGCACGCTCGCATGCCGGCTCGCCGAAAAAGGCTTTAGCGTCGTCGCGTTCGATGCAGGCGCGTGGTGGCGTCCGCTGGAAGAATTCGCGTCCGACGAAACGCATCAGTCGAAACTCTTCTGGACCGACGAGCGCATCTGCGACGGCGATAACCCGCTGAAGCTCGGCACCAACAACAGCGGCAAGGCAGTCGGCGGCAGCACGGTGCATTTCGCGATGGTGTCGCTGCGCTTTCGGCCCGAGTGGTTCAAGTCGCGCAGCGTGCTCGGCTACGGCGCCGACTGGCCGCTCGACTGGCGCGAGATGTGGCGTTACTACGCGTATGTCGAAGACGCGCTGAAAATCTCGGGGCCGGTCAACTATCCGTGGGGACCGAAACGGCCGCGCTATCCGTATCGCGCGCACGAGCTGAATGCGGCGGCGCTCGTGCTCGCGCGCGGCGCGGAGGCGCTCGGTATCGACTGGTCACCGACGCCGCTCGCGACGCTGTCCGCGCCGCGCGGTCTCGCGCATCCGTGCGCGTATCGCGGCTTCTGCGTGTCGGGCTGCGCGACGAACGCGAAGCAAAGCGTGCTCGTCGCGTGGCTGCCGCGCGCGTTGCGCGCGGGCGCGGAGATCCGCGATCTCGCGATGGTCGGTCGCGTGGCTGTTGACGATGCGGGCCGTGCGACCGGCGTCGAGTATCTGCGCGAAGGACGCTGGCAGTTCCAGCGCGCGCGCAATGTGGTCGTCGCCGGCTATGCGATCGAAACGCCGCGTCTGCTGCTGATGTCCGCCACGGACCGCTATCGCGACGGCCTCGCGAACAGTTCGGGACTCGTCGGCAAGAACCTGATGGTGCAGGCGAACCAGGCCGTGTGGGGCACGATGGATGAGGAGGTCCGCTGGTACAAGGGACCGCCGTCGCTGTCGATCACCGAGCACTGGAACTACAACGACACGGGTAAAGATTTCTTCGGCGGCTACTGCTATATGAGCCAGGGACCGCTGCCGAACGCGTGGGCCGACACGCAGAATAGCCGCGGTCTGTGGGGCCGCGCGCTGGTCGACGAGATGCGTCGCTACAACCATCAGGCCGGACTGAAAATAGTCGGCGAGATGATGCCGCAGGAACGCAATCGCGTGACGCTCGCTGATGAAAAGGACGCAGCCGGTCTGCCCGTCGCGCGCGTCAGCTATTCGCTGTGCGATAACGACCGGCGATTGATCGCGCATTCGCTCGGCTTCATGGGCCGTGCGCTCGATGCGGCCGGCGCGCACGACATCTGGGAACAGCCCGACGACACCTGTCATCTGAACGGCACCGCGCGCATGGGTGACGATCCGGCGACGAGCGTCGTCGATGCAGACTGCCGCAGCTGGGACATCCGCAATCTGTGGATCTGCGACGGCTCGGTGTTTCCGACGGTCGGCGGCGTGAATCCGTCGCTGACGATTCAGGCGATCGCGTGCCGCACCGCCGATCGCATCGAAGCGCTCGCCGCGCGAGGAGAACTATGA
- a CDS encoding SDR family oxidoreductase — MASHSQRVRTVVVTGASAGVGRATALEFAQLGANVALIARDAAALDTVADELRSHGVQALPIALDVSDADAVEHAAARIEDELGPIDVWVNNAMVTVFAPVESMTSAEFARVTNVTYLGFVWGTMAAVKRMTARNHGAIVQVGSALAYRSIPLQSAYCGAKHAIRGFTDALRCELLHRKSRVHVTMVQMPALNTPQFDWADNHMPHVARPVAPIFQPEVAARAIVWAAMHRRREVAVGMSSFKAIVANKLVPGWLDHYLGRTGYRAQQGQVPRAPDAPSNLWQPVAQLHRTHGRFDDEATGTSPALWFTMHRNAVLGSLAVCGAVGAWLVCRRR; from the coding sequence ATGGCCAGTCATTCGCAACGGGTGCGCACCGTCGTCGTGACGGGTGCCAGCGCAGGCGTCGGCCGCGCGACCGCGCTCGAATTCGCGCAGCTAGGCGCGAACGTCGCGTTGATCGCGCGCGATGCCGCCGCGCTCGACACCGTCGCCGACGAACTGCGTTCGCACGGCGTGCAAGCGTTGCCGATCGCGCTCGACGTCAGCGACGCCGATGCGGTCGAACACGCGGCTGCGCGCATCGAAGACGAACTCGGACCGATCGACGTGTGGGTCAACAACGCAATGGTCACCGTCTTCGCGCCGGTCGAATCGATGACGTCTGCCGAATTCGCGCGCGTGACGAACGTGACGTACCTCGGGTTCGTGTGGGGCACGATGGCCGCGGTCAAACGCATGACCGCGCGCAATCATGGTGCGATCGTTCAGGTGGGATCGGCGCTCGCGTACCGGTCGATTCCGCTGCAATCCGCGTACTGCGGCGCGAAACACGCGATCCGAGGTTTCACCGACGCGCTGCGCTGCGAGCTGCTGCATCGAAAGAGCCGCGTGCACGTGACGATGGTGCAGATGCCCGCGCTCAATACGCCGCAGTTCGACTGGGCCGACAACCATATGCCGCACGTCGCGCGGCCGGTTGCACCGATTTTTCAGCCGGAGGTCGCCGCGCGCGCGATCGTGTGGGCCGCGATGCATCGGCGTCGCGAAGTGGCGGTCGGTATGTCGTCGTTCAAGGCGATCGTCGCGAACAAGCTCGTGCCGGGGTGGCTCGATCATTACCTCGGGCGCACCGGTTATCGTGCGCAGCAGGGTCAGGTTCCGCGCGCGCCGGATGCGCCGTCGAACCTGTGGCAACCAGTCGCGCAACTGCATCGCACCCACGGACGGTTCGACGACGAAGCGACGGGGACGAGTCCCGCGCTGTGGTTCACGATGCATCGCAATGCGGTGCTCGGGTCGCTGGCGGTGTGCGGTGCGGTGGGGGCGTGGCTGGTTTGTCGCAGGCGATAA